One segment of Pempheris klunzingeri isolate RE-2024b chromosome 20, fPemKlu1.hap1, whole genome shotgun sequence DNA contains the following:
- the csf3a gene encoding colony stimulating factor 3 (granulocyte) a: MMATVARSAPLAERNALVEDPQSQEIVQRSRSLIRKILLSIPDTHESCINTETLQLNSSENAKLVIMASNIGIPTAPVLRAVSESFTLETSLKRMCEGLQLHRALLISVSPRLQNKNKVTELLADIRDLVIQINKMLKIVQADAVVQPTPTPVALRLPGEYEVQVAAHLTLVQLQSFGQDVVRCLRSLEQSNEEETET; the protein is encoded by the exons ATGATGGCCACCGTGGCTCGGAGCGCACCACTGGCGGAGAGAAACGCACTTGTTGAGGATCCGCAATCTCAGGAGATCGTGCAGAGGAGCCGCAGCTTAATACGGAAGATCCTGCTCTCCATTCCCGACACGCACGAATCCTGCATTAACACGGAG ACCCTGCAACTCAATTCGTCAGAAAATGCTAAGCTTGTGATAATGGCGTCCAACATTGGCATCCCCACTGCTCCCGTGCTCAGAGCTGTGTCTGAGAGCTTCACTTTG GAGACCAGTTTGAAGCGTATGTGTGAGGGTCTTCAGCTGCACAGGGCCTTGCtgatctctgtctctcctcgcctgcaaaacaaaaacaaagtgaccGAGCTCCTGGCTGACATCAGGGACCTTGTCATTCAGATTAACAAG ATGCTGAAAATTGTCCAGGCGGATGCTGTGGTGCAGCCCACACCGACCCCTGTGGCCCTGCGTCTACCAGGGGAGTATGAGGTTCAGGTGGCAGCGCACCTGACCCTGGTGCAGCTCCAGTCCTTTGGGCAGGATGTGGTCCGATGCCTCAGGAGTCTGGAGCAGAGcaatgaggaggagacagagaccTGA